In the genome of Deltaproteobacteria bacterium, the window GGCTCAGTATGAACGGACTTTTTAATGAACGATTTCAACTCCGATTCCGTTCGTCCTGAGCTTGTCGAAGGACTCCGGATGGGTTTTCAGCAGAATCTCCAAATATCCAAAACTAAATGCACCCGATCATCGACATCACCCATTTGACCAAGCGCTACCACTCTCGCGGCAGAACTGTATCCGCCTTGCAAGATATCAATCTGCCCGTCGAGCAAGGCTCGTTCACCACGCTGATCGGACCGAGCGGCTGCGGTAAGAGCACGATTCTAAAAATCATTGCCGGCATCGCCCTCCCCTACGACGGTCAATTGCGCTACAAAGGCCGCGACATCACGGCGATGAACACCGACGTCGGCTTCGTCACCCAGGACAGCAATCTGTTTCCATGGCTCACGCTGATCGAGAACGTCGCGCTGGCCCTAAAAATTCGCGGCTTGCCGGTGGAGCCACGACACAGCGAAGCCCAACGTTTCATCGACATGATGGAATTGAGCGGCTTTGAACACCATTACCCACATGAACTTTCCGGCGGCATGCAAAAGCGCGGCTCGATCATCCGCACGTTAATCTACAACCCGGAAGTCATTCTGATGGACGAACCCTTTGGCCCCTTGGACGCGCAGACTCGGCTGCTTTTGCAGGACGAACTCTTACGCATCTGGGACCAAAACAAGAAAACGATTCTCTTCGTCACCCACGATCTCACCGAAGCGATCGCGCTATCCGACAAAGTGGTGTTAATGACCAAACGCCCCGGCACGGTCAAGCGCATCTTCGACGTGCCGCTGCCGCGCCCGAGAAACGTTTTCGAGATTCACAACGAGCAGGGTTTCAGAGATATCTACCACGAAATCTGGGAGAGCTTCCGAACCGAGATAAAGATTTAGGAATTGCCTCGCGCAGGGCACGCAGAGTACGCAAAGTTCGGAAACATTTTCTTTGCGTCCTTTGCGCCTTTGCGCGAGGCAATCCGACAATCCGCGCTATTTCAACAGGTAACCGAACATCTCGCGCGCCTTGCGCACGACGTCCTGGCTCGGTGCGTTGACCTTGGGGAACTTATCGCCCCATTCGAACGGACGGGTGGCGTCGATGATCATTCGCGAATTGGTGAAATCTCTTACCTTGCGCTGCTCGGGGGTCAAACGCGGGTCGGCGGGTGTGCTACGCATGCGCGAGACGATGTCCACCGAAGTTGCCGGATCGTAGCGCGACAGCATTGCCCACATGAGCTGGTCCAAGTTGGACACGTCGATATCATCGTCGACGACGATGATCATCTTGCAGCCGTAGACGCTGGCGCCGCAGCTCGAAGCCAGCGTCGCCGCCTGCTTGGCATGGCCGGGGTAGCGCTGCTTGATCGCCATGGCGATCAGCATGCGCGAAGCGCCGATCTCGTGCGGCCAGACCTGCGTCACGTCCGGCACGCCGGCGTTACGCAGCTCCTGCTTTAACATTGCCGAGCGCATGATGGCGCGGTAGCGCGCCATCTCGTCGGAGCCGCCGCCAATCGGCGGCACGCCGAGAATGATCGGATCGTTTCGATGGTAGACGGCTTCGATTTCCAGCACCGGTTGGGCGCTCTCGTCCGACGCATAGTAGCCGGTCCACTCGCCGAAGGGGCCCTCAAACTTGCGGTTGTCATTATTCAAAAAGCCCTCAAGAACGATTTCCGAATTGGCGGGGAACGGCAGCCCGGTCACTTTGCCGCGCACACATTCGACGGGTTTGCCGCGCATGCCGCCGACGATATCGTACTCGCAGACGCCATAGGGATGCTCGGTGCCGGCCATAAAGAAAAACAGCGGGTCGCCGCCTAGCACAAGCGCCAGCGGCATTTTTTCGCCTTTACGGAAATATTTTTGCCGATGCATGTAGCCATGCTTGCCCGGCACCATGAGCAGACTCACGGTTTTCTTGTCCTGGATCATCGCACGGTAGCAGCCGGCGTTCACCCATTTCTCGTCGGGATCCATGGTGACCGAATAGCAGCCGGTGCCAATGTAGCGGCCGCCGTCCGCGAGGTGCCACTTCGGCGTGGGAAATTTCAAAATGTCGATGTCGTCGCCACTGACGACGTTCTGAAAGATCGGCCCGTCGTCAACGTAAACCGGCGCCAGGTTTCTTGGCGTCTTCTGATAGTGATCGAAGTAGGCATCGCTCAATTCCTGCTTCGTCAAGCCCTGAGGGAAACCGAAGGTCATCGCGCGCCGCTTGCCGGCAAATGTATTGATGATCACGCGAAACCCCTTCGGGCAACCCGGCACTTCGTCGAAGATCACCGCCGGCCCGTCATCGGGCGGCACCACGACGTCGGTGGCGAGCCCAATGCCCTCCTCCCAGGTGGCGCCGAGCACGGTTTTTAACTCGCCCAACTTCTCGGCCTCCGCCATCCACTCGCGCAGGTCGGTGAAAGCCAGGTGCGGCTGTATTTTTGAGCTATCGAACATGGCAGCTCCTCAAACTATTTCTTCTACACTCGCGCATCAGGTTTGCGCTAGCGATTGGCGACAATCATCGATTGTCCGGTTTTTTCCTGGCCCGCCAGTTTCTTTTGCAGGGTTTCCGCTTCCGCGCGGCTGGCGAGCCGACCCACGCGCACGCGATACCAACGCTTGCCCTTTACGTCGCCGCGCACGACGAAAGCGTCAAAGCCTTTTTCCTTGAGCCGCGCTGCGGTCAGGTTGGCATCCTTTTCGTCCGGGTAAGTGCCAACTTGCACGGCCCAGGAGCCGCCCTTCTTAACTTCCGCGCTGGCCGCTGGCTCGCTTTTGGTCTTTTCGCGCACCTCGCGTCTTTTCTGTTTGCGCGATTTTTTTTCCGTCTCTTTCTCTTTTGCTTTCTCTTTCGCTTCCTCAGGCAGCTTTTCACTGGCCTTAGCTTCGACAAGTTTGCTTGGCGCTGGCGCAGCCGCGAGCGGCGCCGGCGCCGCGCTGGCAACGCTCTTCGCCGCGCCGACGTTCACCGGCACAGTCACTTTGTTTTCGCTATCCACTTCGGGGAACCAGGCGTTGGCTTCCTGCACTAGCGTCAGCTCTAGCAGGTAGCTTCCGGGTTGGTCCGGCGCTTGAATGTTGGCCCGCAACTGCACGGATTCTCCCGCCTTCACATCGTTGGGCAGCGCCGTGCGCAGGCCATCGAAGACAACAACCTCTTTCTTGCTGTTGAGCCAGTGGTAGGAAAAATTGACGGCATACTTGCCTTTTGCATTGGCCTTGCTCGGCCAGGTCATCGTGCTGCTGTTTTTGAAAGAGACCTCCGCCGTCGTCTTCTCGCCAACGGCCATCTCTCTAGGAACGTTGTGCTTTTCGAAAGCACCTTTGAGTGCCACGGGCGGCAGTTTTCCCGCCTCGCGCGGACCGCAACCCACCAAGGTCGACACCAGCGTCAACCACAACAACCACGACGGCGCCTGCTTATGTGCCATGTTCGTCCTCAGCGGATTATAACGCGTAGAGCGTTTTGGGATTGTCGTAGAGAATTTTCTGGATCGCCCGCTCCGTGAGTTCTCCCTTGGCGGCACGTTTCTCGAGCTCCTTGCGAAACTCCAGTTCCATGGATGGATCGCGGTGCGTGTAATCCGAACCGACAATCAGGTTGTCCTCGCCGACGCAGCGGAGAATATACGGCAGGTCCTCATCAACCTGACAGGTAATATAAATGCGGTTATCCTTAAAAACATTGCCAGAGAGCTCGAGGTCCGGTATGCCCAACACCCCAACCGTCTCGCGGCCCTGTTGCCTAAACGCCTGGCGGCGCAGATCGTACTCGACAAATGGCGCCCACATGGAGCCGGCTTCGATGGCGCCAAAGCGCAGCTTGGGAAACCGTTGCGGTATCTTGTGCACGACCAGGCCGATGATCGCGTTGATCACGCCCGCTTTGGTGCGCATGAACTGCCCATGGGAGAACTCTCGCGCCGGAGAAAAGTCGGGAATGCCGGAACCGGTGTGAATGCAGACGGCCAGATCATATTTTTCCGCCGCCGCGAAGAGTGGATCGAAATAGGGATCGGCGGGATACTTGTTCGCTTCGCGATCGCCTTTCTTAAGCACGCCGCAGGCACCGTGTTCTTTGGCCCAGCGCAGCTCGCTTTCCATGTCATCCATTTTCATCACGGGCGGCATGCACACCCAACGCAGCCGGCCGTTGGACTTCGAGCAGCGATCGCCGAGCCAGCGATTGTAGCTCTTGCGCATGGCCGTGCTGACTTCGGGCTTTTCGGTGGCCTCCATCAAAAATAGCGTTGGGTAGATCACTTGGACATCGGTGCCCAGCTCGTCCATGTGTTTCAAACGCACGTTGATATCCAACAGCTCGCGCGATTCGACCACGGTACCGGAGTCTTTGTCGCTGCGGACAAAGCGGACTTGGCGCCGCCCGTCGATCACCCAGTAGCGCGCCGGCGGCAACTTCGGATCGGGATTGGTTGGATACGTCGTCGTCGGCTTGTATGGCAGGTCGCTCTCCGGCATGTATTCCCAGGTCGCATCGGTCTCGTCGATATGTGTGTCAGCGTCAATGATTCCCACGGTCAAACTCTCCTTGAAAATGCAGCAATGCTAACTTTTTTAGTATGGTTTAGGGCAAGATGAAAGAGGGGCGGCAGTGCGGCAAATCCATGCACCACGCTGGGCACGAAGATCACGAAGGAAAAAGATAAAGACTTTTATCTTCTTCCGAACTTCGCGTCCTTCGTGGTGAACAGTGGTGAACAAAGGTTTTCGACTTTGCGCCTTTGCGCGAACATATTCCGACCTCAGAACGCGTAGAGCGCTTTCGGATTGTCGTAGAGAATCTTACCCACGGCCGACTTCGGAATCTCGCCATTGGCGGCGCGCTGCTCCAAGAGCGCGCGAAATTCCAACTCCATCGACGGATCGCGGTGCGTGTAGTCGGAGCCGACGATGAGGTTGTCTTCGCCGACGTATTTCAGAATTGACGGCAAGTCCTCGTCAACCTGGCAGGTAATGTAAATGCGATTGTCTTTAAAAATATTGTTTTCGAGCTTGGTCTCGGGGCTGCCCAACACACTTCTCCGCCCGACGCGGTTCTGCACCCGCCGGCGCATGTCGTAGTCGACAAAGCTGGCCCACGAAGCGCCCGCCTCGACCGCAGCAAAGCGCAGCTTGGGAAACTGCTGCGGAATATTGTGCACGATCAAAGTCTCGATACCATTGATCGTCGGCGCCTTGGTGCGCCAAAACTGCGCCAAAGAAAAATCCTTCGCCGGCATAAAGTCCGGCGTCCCCGAGCCGGTATGGATACAAATCGCCAGATCGAGCTTCTCCGCTTCTTCGTAGAACCGGAAAAAATAGGGATCGGCGATCCATTTGCCGGCCTCGCGGTCGCCTTTCTTAAGCACGCCGCAGGCGCCATGCTCCTTGGCAAAGCGCAGCTCCTTGATCGCCTCGTCCATGTTGTGCAGCGGCGGCAGGCAAACCCAGCGCAAACGGCCACCGGTTTTGCCGCAACGGTCGGCGAGCCAGCGGTTGTAGCTCCGCCTTAGCGCAGTATCGACCTCCGGCTTCTCCGTCACTTCCATGAGAAACAACGTCGGGTAGATCACCTGAATGTCGGTGCCGATCTGGTCCATGTGCTTGAGCCGAACGTTTACGTCGAGCAACTCGCGCGACTCGACCACCGTGCCCGACTCTTCGTCGCTGCGAATGAAGCGCAGGTTGCGCCGCCCATCGATCATCCAATAGCGCGTCGGCACCTTCGTTGGGTCTGGGTTCGGCGGATACTGCGTCGTCGGTTTGTACTTGAGATCGTCACCGGTCATGAACTCCCAAGTATCTTCGGTTTCATCGATATGTGTGTCAGCGTCGATAATGCCCATGGAACTCTCCTAGTTAAGGGTTCAGCGCCTAGCGTCTGGGGTTTGGCGTTTTCGGATTCCGTTAACGCTAGACCCTAGACGACAAACGCTTATCAAATATCCCCAAACTGTTTGCGCCCCGTCATCTTCTCGTTCATGGCCGGATCGAGATAAATCGTCGGCCCGCCAAAGCCTTCGGCGCGGTTGCCAAGCAGCGCCAGCACCGTGTCGCCGTTGTTCTTGATGTTGTAGTCATATTTTGCCAGCAGCAGCACGACGCTGCCCTTTTCGACCTTGGTCGTGCTGCCATCGCCATGCTCGATCACGCCCGCGCCCTCGATTACGGTAAACGTTTCATTTGTCTTGCAGCGTCGCTAGTTCCATGAGGTGCCTCCGCTCTGCACTCCCATTCTTATTATGAATAAACCGAACTCTTCAAGGTTATCGACCAACCGCAATTGCATCTTCGTAGGGGCGGGTCTCAGACCCGCCCGCAGGCGAGGTTGTGGGAACCCCCACCCATGCCCCGCCTGGGCAGGTTTCAAACCTGCCCCTACAAATTTCGGATGCTAATCACACGGCACCGAACAATTTCACCGGGTTATCATACAGAATCTTCCGTTTCTGCTCTTCGGTGATGTCGCTTCGCGCTACCAGCTCCTGCGCGGCGTTTTCACGCCCCTCGCCATGCGGATAGTCCGATGAGAACAGCAGTTGATCTTCACCTAACATCGCAATCTCTTCTTTCATCAATGGATCTTCCATTTCGCCGCAGATGAAGAAGCGGCCTGACTTCAAATATTCTTTCATCGTCCGCTTGGGCATTTTGGCTTCGAGCACCGGCGGCTGGATCTCTCGGTCGCGCTCGATGTAGTGATCGATGCGCCCGACCTGATAGAACAGCCACTCGGCGCCGAACTCCATAAACGCGATGCGCATGTCGGAATAGCGATCGAGAAAACCATGGCCGAGCAGCGCGACAAAGGCCATCTGCGCCGGCAGTGCCATGCTCAGCGCGTGGGCGTCGAGAAAAGTCTCGACGCAGGGATCGAAAGCCGGAAAGCTCGCCGCCATGTGCACGCACAGCGGCAGGTTGTAGCGCGCAAACTCATCCCAGAAGTCGTTGAACTCGTCATCGCACAGCATCTTATCGTAGGCGGTGCCAAAGACGACGGCGGCGGAGGCACCGAGGCGCGACATTTCTTCCAAAGCTGCGATCGATTCACGCGGATGGCGCAACGGAATCAAACCAGCCCACTTGAGCCGTTTTGAATAGGGTTTGGTTTGCCTCGCGATGAAGCGATTAAAAGCACGAAACAACGCTGCTTCGAAGCGCGCAT includes:
- a CDS encoding ABC transporter ATP-binding protein → MHPIIDITHLTKRYHSRGRTVSALQDINLPVEQGSFTTLIGPSGCGKSTILKIIAGIALPYDGQLRYKGRDITAMNTDVGFVTQDSNLFPWLTLIENVALALKIRGLPVEPRHSEAQRFIDMMELSGFEHHYPHELSGGMQKRGSIIRTLIYNPEVILMDEPFGPLDAQTRLLLQDELLRIWDQNKKTILFVTHDLTEAIALSDKVVLMTKRPGTVKRIFDVPLPRPRNVFEIHNEQGFRDIYHEIWESFRTEIKI
- a CDS encoding amidohydrolase, whose amino-acid sequence is MGIIDADTHIDETDATWEYMPESDLPYKPTTTYPTNPDPKLPPARYWVIDGRRQVRFVRSDKDSGTVVESRELLDINVRLKHMDELGTDVQVIYPTLFLMEATEKPEVSTAMRKSYNRWLGDRCSKSNGRLRWVCMPPVMKMDDMESELRWAKEHGACGVLKKGDREANKYPADPYFDPLFAAAEKYDLAVCIHTGSGIPDFSPAREFSHGQFMRTKAGVINAIIGLVVHKIPQRFPKLRFGAIEAGSMWAPFVEYDLRRQAFRQQGRETVGVLGIPDLELSGNVFKDNRIYITCQVDEDLPYILRCVGEDNLIVGSDYTHRDPSMELEFRKELEKRAAKGELTERAIQKILYDNPKTLYAL
- a CDS encoding amidohydrolase, which codes for MGIIDADTHIDETEDTWEFMTGDDLKYKPTTQYPPNPDPTKVPTRYWMIDGRRNLRFIRSDEESGTVVESRELLDVNVRLKHMDQIGTDIQVIYPTLFLMEVTEKPEVDTALRRSYNRWLADRCGKTGGRLRWVCLPPLHNMDEAIKELRFAKEHGACGVLKKGDREAGKWIADPYFFRFYEEAEKLDLAICIHTGSGTPDFMPAKDFSLAQFWRTKAPTINGIETLIVHNIPQQFPKLRFAAVEAGASWASFVDYDMRRRVQNRVGRRSVLGSPETKLENNIFKDNRIYITCQVDEDLPSILKYVGEDNLIVGSDYTHRDPSMELEFRALLEQRAANGEIPKSAVGKILYDNPKALYAF
- a CDS encoding UbiD family decarboxylase, which codes for MFDSSKIQPHLAFTDLREWMAEAEKLGELKTVLGATWEEGIGLATDVVVPPDDGPAVIFDEVPGCPKGFRVIINTFAGKRRAMTFGFPQGLTKQELSDAYFDHYQKTPRNLAPVYVDDGPIFQNVVSGDDIDILKFPTPKWHLADGGRYIGTGCYSVTMDPDEKWVNAGCYRAMIQDKKTVSLLMVPGKHGYMHRQKYFRKGEKMPLALVLGGDPLFFFMAGTEHPYGVCEYDIVGGMRGKPVECVRGKVTGLPFPANSEIVLEGFLNNDNRKFEGPFGEWTGYYASDESAQPVLEIEAVYHRNDPIILGVPPIGGGSDEMARYRAIMRSAMLKQELRNAGVPDVTQVWPHEIGASRMLIAMAIKQRYPGHAKQAATLASSCGASVYGCKMIIVVDDDIDVSNLDQLMWAMLSRYDPATSVDIVSRMRSTPADPRLTPEQRKVRDFTNSRMIIDATRPFEWGDKFPKVNAPSQDVVRKAREMFGYLLK